In a single window of the Chondrocystis sp. NIES-4102 genome:
- a CDS encoding putative ABC transporter permease protein translates to MNLLESFKMATATLFANKMRSSLTMLGIVIGNASVITMVGVGEGAKNLASEQFESLGPNVLFVVPGSEEERRTTFNAPKTLVWSDAIAIAEQVPTVKEVAPQITANQLITYRNRNANEQVLGTTPEYLTVRSFEVDQGRFINDTDIKRNQRVAVLGAEMAQRLFPQESPLGKKIRVKNINLEVVGILEAKGSFLGSNQDLTVFLPLTTMSSQIVGQTSPYGTQVSFISIAAKDENSINAAQLQIENLLRLRHNITGKDDFSVRTQKDVLEIVGTISGGLTFLLAAIAGISLLVGGIGVMNIMLVAVTERTKEIGLRKAIGAKESDILWQFLIEATILSAVGGAIGTVVGVSAIVLVGIFSPLTPTISPIAILVAVGVSGTIGLSFGVFPARSAAKLDPIVALRSI, encoded by the coding sequence ATGAACCTTTTAGAAAGTTTTAAAATGGCAACTGCTACCCTCTTTGCCAATAAAATGCGTAGTAGTTTGACCATGCTAGGTATCGTTATTGGTAATGCTTCTGTTATAACAATGGTTGGGGTGGGGGAGGGGGCAAAAAACCTCGCCTCAGAACAGTTTGAATCTTTAGGCCCGAATGTACTATTTGTTGTACCAGGTTCGGAAGAAGAACGACGCACAACCTTTAATGCCCCTAAAACCTTAGTCTGGTCAGATGCGATCGCTATAGCTGAACAAGTCCCAACGGTAAAAGAAGTTGCACCGCAAATTACTGCTAATCAATTAATTACTTATCGTAATCGTAATGCTAATGAACAGGTACTCGGCACAACTCCTGAATATCTAACTGTTAGAAGTTTTGAGGTTGATCAGGGGAGATTTATTAATGATACCGATATTAAGCGCAATCAACGGGTAGCAGTTTTGGGTGCAGAAATGGCACAAAGGCTTTTCCCCCAAGAAAGTCCTTTAGGTAAGAAAATCCGAGTAAAAAATATTAACCTTGAGGTAGTTGGTATTTTAGAAGCAAAAGGGTCTTTTTTAGGCAGTAATCAAGACTTAACGGTTTTTTTACCCCTAACAACTATGTCGAGTCAAATAGTAGGACAAACTTCTCCCTATGGGACACAAGTAAGCTTTATTTCGATCGCAGCTAAGGATGAAAATAGTATTAATGCTGCACAGTTACAAATAGAAAACCTCCTACGTCTACGCCACAATATTACAGGCAAAGATGATTTTAGTGTACGTACCCAAAAGGATGTATTAGAAATAGTGGGGACAATTTCAGGTGGTTTGACTTTCTTACTCGCTGCGATCGCAGGTATATCGCTCTTAGTAGGCGGTATTGGAGTGATGAATATTATGCTGGTAGCTGTGACTGAAAGAACTAAGGAAATTGGTTTGCGTAAAGCAATTGGTGCAAAAGAAAGTGATATTCTCTGGCAATTTCTCATTGAGGCTACTATTCTCTCGGCTGTAGGTGGCGCGATCGGTACTGTAGTTGGTGTTAGTGCTATTGTTTTAGTTGGTATATTTTCTCCTTTAACTCCCACAATTTCACCTATAGCTATTTTAGTCGCTGTCGGTGTTTCAGGTACAATTGGTCTTTCTTTTGGCGTTTTCCCCGCCCGATCCGCAGCTAAGTTAGATCCTATTGTCGCTTTAAGAAGTATTTGA